The Oxalobacteraceae bacterium OTU3CINTB1 genome includes a window with the following:
- a CDS encoding flavin reductase family protein, which translates to MTDRYFYQPSQGHGLPHDPFNAIVGPRPIGWISSRGEQGNLNLAPYSFFNAFNYTPPLIGFSSQGRKDTLRNIEQTGEFVWNLATRPLAEAMNASCAPAPPEVDEFVLAGLTPAPSRIVGVPRVAESPVAFECQCTQIIRLQSASGEPTNGWLIMGEVVGVHIANELLRDGIYDTAGSRTILRGGGPADYFEIGPDSLFRMRRPDYP; encoded by the coding sequence ATGACCGACCGCTACTTTTATCAGCCATCACAGGGCCACGGCCTGCCGCACGACCCCTTCAATGCCATCGTCGGACCGCGTCCGATCGGCTGGATTTCCTCGCGCGGCGAACAGGGCAACCTCAACCTGGCGCCCTACAGTTTTTTCAACGCCTTCAATTACACGCCGCCGCTGATCGGCTTTTCCAGCCAGGGACGCAAGGACACGCTGCGCAATATCGAGCAGACCGGCGAGTTCGTGTGGAATCTGGCGACGCGCCCGCTGGCCGAGGCGATGAACGCCAGCTGCGCGCCGGCGCCGCCGGAAGTGGACGAGTTCGTGCTGGCGGGACTGACGCCGGCGCCGTCGCGCATCGTCGGGGTGCCGCGCGTGGCGGAAAGTCCGGTCGCGTTCGAATGCCAATGCACGCAGATCATCCGCCTGCAAAGCGCGTCGGGCGAGCCGACCAATGGCTGGCTGATCATGGGGGAGGTGGTGGGCGTGCACATCGCCAACGAACTGCTGCGCGACGGCATCTATGACACGGCGGGCTCGCGCACGATCTTGCGCGGCGGCGGCCCGGCCGATTACTTCGAGATAGGACCGGACAGCCTGTTCCGCATGCGGCGGCCAGACTATCCGTAA
- a CDS encoding type 1 glutamine amidotransferase domain-containing protein: MTNAIRNAFATAATVALGFSALGADAANVLVVLSDASQLELRDNRTFDTGFYANELMQPVKKLLDAGHTITFATPLGKAPSLDRHSVDKMYFDNDEASMQQHLALLEKLRITSAEQSPVVSLARVEQGGYARYDALYVPGGHAPMQDLPHSAALGRLLRDFHARAKPTALVCHGPIALLSALERPEQFTRKLISPAASVGAAPAWIYAGYQMTVISNSEEAAAKGMLNGGTMKFLPQTALQRAGGVYSSAANWQSKVVVDRELITGQNPASASAVADQLLARLKR; encoded by the coding sequence ATGACAAATGCCATCCGCAACGCCTTCGCCACCGCCGCCACCGTCGCATTGGGTTTCTCGGCCTTGGGCGCCGACGCCGCCAACGTACTGGTCGTCCTGTCGGACGCGTCGCAGCTGGAACTGCGTGACAACCGGACCTTCGACACCGGCTTCTACGCCAACGAACTGATGCAACCAGTCAAGAAGCTGCTGGACGCCGGCCACACGATCACCTTCGCCACGCCACTGGGCAAGGCGCCGTCGCTGGACCGCCATTCGGTCGATAAGATGTACTTCGACAATGACGAGGCCAGCATGCAACAGCATCTGGCGTTGCTGGAAAAGTTGCGCATCACGTCGGCGGAGCAATCGCCGGTGGTCAGCCTGGCACGGGTGGAGCAGGGCGGTTACGCCCGCTATGACGCGCTCTATGTTCCCGGCGGCCACGCGCCGATGCAGGATTTGCCGCACAGCGCCGCGCTGGGACGCTTGCTGCGCGACTTCCACGCGCGCGCCAAGCCGACCGCGCTGGTGTGCCATGGCCCGATCGCCTTGTTGTCGGCGTTGGAGCGGCCCGAGCAGTTCACCCGCAAGCTGATCTCGCCGGCCGCCTCCGTGGGGGCGGCGCCGGCATGGATTTATGCCGGCTACCAGATGACCGTCATTAGCAATAGCGAGGAAGCGGCGGCCAAGGGCATGTTGAACGGTGGCACAATGAAATTCCTGCCGCAGACGGCCTTGCAGCGCGCGGGCGGCGTCTACAGTAGCGCCGCGAACTGGCAAAGCAAAGTGGTGGTGGACCGGGAGCTGATCACCGGCCAGAATCCAGCCTCGGCGTCGGCCGTGGCGGACCAGCTGCTGGCGCGCCTGAAGCGTTGA
- a CDS encoding LysR family transcriptional regulator → MARQFDHMGDVEAFVTIVDKGTISAAAVALGTTPSVLSRAVARLEARLGVQLMRRTTRRLSVTEAGTLYLEQARSAFGLIADAERAIQGQGGELSGTIRISAPTTYGHYRLPQLLRPFMELHPKVMIELSISNRNVDLVEEGYDMAIRLGELADSGLAAKRLGEAGICLVASPDYLRRAGTPTGLDDLARHACLPFTIPSTGRLSPWLLRVDGKDVDWTAPARMRVADDVLGVVTLAQQGLGICQTYRFVADERLRAGQLVEVLPALGGRSKPFSLIYPPHRRMSAACRALIDSLQP, encoded by the coding sequence ATGGCGCGGCAATTCGATCATATGGGGGATGTGGAAGCGTTCGTGACCATCGTCGACAAGGGGACCATCAGCGCCGCGGCGGTGGCGCTGGGTACGACGCCCTCCGTGCTCAGCCGCGCCGTCGCCCGGCTCGAAGCACGGCTGGGCGTGCAACTCATGCGCCGCACGACGCGCCGCCTGAGCGTGACCGAGGCCGGCACCTTGTATCTGGAGCAGGCGCGCAGCGCGTTCGGACTGATCGCCGATGCCGAGCGCGCCATTCAGGGCCAGGGCGGCGAGCTGTCGGGCACGATACGCATCAGCGCGCCGACGACTTACGGCCACTATCGCCTGCCTCAATTGCTGCGGCCATTCATGGAGTTGCATCCGAAGGTCATGATCGAACTAAGCATTTCCAACCGCAATGTGGATCTGGTCGAAGAAGGCTACGACATGGCGATACGGCTGGGGGAATTGGCCGACAGCGGCCTGGCCGCCAAGCGCCTCGGCGAGGCCGGCATCTGCCTGGTCGCATCGCCAGACTATCTGCGGCGGGCGGGCACGCCGACGGGACTGGACGATCTGGCGCGCCACGCGTGCCTGCCGTTCACCATACCGAGCACGGGCCGGCTGTCGCCGTGGCTGCTGAGGGTGGACGGAAAGGATGTCGATTGGACGGCGCCCGCGCGCATGCGCGTGGCCGATGATGTGTTGGGGGTGGTGACCTTGGCGCAGCAAGGCTTGGGCATTTGCCAGACTTACCGCTTTGTCGCCGACGAACGGCTGCGGGCCGGCCAACTGGTCGAAGTGCTGCCGGCTTTAGGCGGCCGCAGCAAACCGTTTTCGCTGATTTATCCGCCGCATCGGCGCATGTCGGCCGCTTGCAGGGCGTTGATCGATAGCTTGCAGCCATAA
- a CDS encoding PEP-CTERM sorting domain-containing protein, whose translation MKIKNILLASMIAGASLFGSAAFAANVGQTVSINLENDGAGGFNAHFGNTYGSADRTNTFTDKFMFALNSNFDSSTSLTSSYLSSKTVKDLQITSFNLVKYDPMTSAVLDTYVGSNFTGNGAHPTDRWELTATGLSAGSYFIQVDGLVAGTGGGAYGSDLTIAVSAVPEPATYGMMAAGLGLLGFVARRKQAKKA comes from the coding sequence ATGAAAATCAAAAATATCTTGTTGGCATCGATGATCGCAGGCGCCAGCCTGTTCGGCTCGGCCGCTTTTGCTGCGAACGTGGGACAAACCGTCAGCATCAACCTGGAAAACGATGGCGCCGGCGGCTTCAACGCGCATTTCGGCAACACCTACGGCAGCGCTGACCGTACCAACACGTTCACCGACAAATTCATGTTTGCCCTGAACTCCAATTTCGACTCGTCGACCTCGCTGACGTCGAGCTACCTGTCGTCGAAGACCGTCAAGGATCTGCAGATCACCTCGTTCAACCTGGTGAAATATGATCCGATGACCAGCGCCGTGCTGGACACCTACGTCGGCAGCAACTTCACCGGTAATGGCGCGCATCCGACCGACCGTTGGGAACTGACCGCGACCGGCCTGTCGGCAGGCAGCTATTTCATTCAAGTTGACGGCCTGGTTGCCGGCACCGGCGGCGGCGCTTACGGCTCCGACCTGACCATCGCCGTGTCGGCGGTGCCGGAACCAGCAACCTACGGCATGATGGCCGCCGGCCTGGGCCTGCTGGGCTTTGTCGCACGCCGCAAGCAAGCCAAAAAAGCTTAA
- a CDS encoding CocE/NonD family hydrolase translates to MTSRLTALAFALNALVLGALCVSTPAAAIDAPAKYNLREHYTKYEYRIPMRDGVRLFTAVYVPKDASKRYPFLMERTPYSAGVEIDDELHYGVDFYPDHVGPSPEFEQSGYIFVQQDVRGRYMSEGKWQEMTPHVNPKRAKGEGNESQDMHDTVEWLLKNVPNNNGKVGILGISYPGFYTSASIIDSHPAIKAASPQAPVTNLYMNDDSYHGGAFMLSANFDFYSAFVDVPNPTPLPKSWTRFDYGTADAYEFFLSHLTLSNITNTMTANQRTLLMPTIEHATYDEFWKTRDIAPHLKNIKAAVLTVGGWYDAEDLQGPLTTYSTIKRNNPGIYSGLVMGPWSHGGWSRYDGKSLGHVQFDSKTGDYFRSKIEFPFFEQHLKGVPNKDVSEVYAFETGSNVWRNYAAWPPKQAQARTLYLGPNGTLDWKQPAAGAAQAFDEYVADPRKPVPYTAYPATGVPKEYMVGDQRFASTRPDVLTYRSEVLEEDVTLSGPVKPRLFVSTTGTDADWVVKLIDVYPSSYPNAGQSDEHRTDVPKPTLTMAGYQQLVRGDPLRGKFRNGFENPQPFTPGKVEAVNYTMSDVNHTFRRGHRIMVQIQSSWFPLVDLNPQTFVDIPKAKPEDFQKATQRIYRAPSMYSGIEVQLMPAAR, encoded by the coding sequence ATGACATCGCGCCTCACCGCCCTCGCCTTTGCCCTCAACGCGCTCGTGCTGGGAGCACTTTGCGTCTCCACTCCGGCAGCCGCGATCGACGCGCCGGCTAAATACAATCTGCGCGAGCACTACACCAAGTACGAATACCGCATTCCGATGCGCGACGGCGTGCGCCTGTTCACCGCCGTCTACGTGCCCAAGGATGCCAGCAAGCGCTATCCCTTCCTGATGGAACGTACGCCCTACAGCGCCGGCGTGGAGATCGACGACGAGCTGCACTACGGTGTCGATTTTTATCCGGACCATGTCGGGCCGTCGCCCGAATTCGAACAAAGCGGTTATATCTTCGTCCAGCAGGATGTGCGCGGCCGTTACATGTCTGAGGGCAAGTGGCAGGAGATGACGCCGCACGTCAACCCCAAGCGCGCCAAAGGCGAAGGCAACGAAAGCCAGGACATGCACGACACCGTCGAATGGCTGTTGAAAAACGTGCCCAACAACAACGGCAAGGTTGGCATCCTGGGCATCTCGTATCCGGGCTTTTACACTTCGGCCAGCATCATCGATTCGCATCCGGCCATCAAGGCGGCCTCGCCGCAGGCGCCGGTGACCAATCTGTACATGAACGACGATTCGTACCACGGCGGCGCCTTCATGCTGTCGGCAAACTTCGATTTCTACTCGGCCTTCGTGGACGTGCCGAACCCGACGCCGCTGCCGAAAAGCTGGACCCGCTTCGACTACGGCACCGCCGACGCCTACGAATTCTTCCTCTCGCACCTGACGCTGTCGAACATCACCAACACGATGACGGCAAACCAGCGCACGCTGCTGATGCCCACCATCGAACACGCGACCTACGACGAATTCTGGAAAACGCGCGACATCGCGCCGCACCTGAAAAACATCAAGGCGGCGGTGCTGACGGTGGGCGGCTGGTACGACGCCGAAGACCTGCAAGGCCCGCTGACCACCTACAGCACGATCAAGCGCAACAATCCCGGCATCTACAGCGGGCTGGTGATGGGTCCGTGGTCGCATGGCGGCTGGAGCCGCTACGACGGCAAGAGCCTGGGCCATGTCCAGTTCGACTCGAAGACCGGCGACTACTTCCGCAGCAAGATTGAATTCCCGTTCTTCGAGCAGCATCTCAAAGGCGTGCCGAACAAGGATGTGTCGGAGGTGTATGCGTTTGAAACAGGCAGCAATGTCTGGCGCAACTACGCTGCCTGGCCGCCGAAGCAGGCCCAGGCCCGCACCCTGTATCTGGGACCGAACGGCACGCTCGACTGGAAGCAGCCGGCCGCCGGCGCCGCCCAGGCCTTCGACGAATATGTGGCCGATCCGCGCAAGCCGGTGCCGTACACCGCGTATCCCGCGACCGGCGTGCCGAAGGAATACATGGTGGGCGACCAACGCTTCGCCTCGACCCGGCCGGACGTGCTGACCTACCGCAGCGAGGTGCTGGAAGAGGACGTGACCCTGAGCGGCCCGGTCAAGCCGCGGCTGTTCGTCTCCACCACCGGCACCGACGCCGACTGGGTCGTCAAACTGATCGACGTCTACCCGTCGAGCTATCCCAACGCCGGACAGAGCGACGAGCACCGCACCGACGTGCCCAAGCCGACCTTGACCATGGCCGGCTACCAGCAACTGGTGCGCGGAGATCCGCTGCGCGGCAAGTTCCGCAACGGCTTCGAGAACCCGCAACCCTTCACGCCGGGCAAGGTGGAGGCGGTTAACTACACGATGAGCGACGTCAACCACACCTTCCGGCGCGGACACCGCATCATGGTGCAGATCCAGAGCTCGTGGTTCCCGTTGGTGGACTTGAATCCCCAGACTTTTGTCGACATTCCGAAAGCCAAGCCCGAGGATTTCCAAAAGGCGACCCAGCGGATTTATCGGGCACCGTCGATGTACTCTGGCATTGAAGTGCAGCTCATGCCAGCGGCGCGCTGA